TGCGGGAGCCACGGTGGGAATGTGATCTGCAGAGACAGAGACAATGTTTCCACCCTCACACGAGTTCAAGGCCGTTTCAGTCCAGTCCACCTGAGCGCTGCTTCGTAACTCACCCAGACCTGGACCTGGAGCGAGACCAGGATTTAGAGCGGGAGCGACTAGCCGACTTCCCAGAACCATGTGCGCTCACGCTCCTGGAAGCAGAGCGAGacttctgaacacacacacacacacacacacacacacacacacacacacacacacacacacacacacacacacacacacacacacacagttatcatCACAGATGTGATAttgaacatttttttaaaaagtctCTAAAGAGATAGGAATTAAATATATCCTGTTAATTTGTAGAAAAAATTGATTTGTAAATATAAATGTTTAATGTTACTTTGTACAACCAAGGTTATAATAGCAACAATGATTACATTAACTTAATTACAATTCAAATAAATTTTTCAATTGTAAAATTTAATTTGTGTTGTattcaacaaaataaaacatgcacGCATTTGACAAGTAGACCAGAAAATTACTTAGCGCAGTGACCTTATCCAGATTACTTCCTTAACTTCATTTCTGTAACTTCATTACTTCACATTATTCTTCTTTCTTCAATTGTCTTAAATCTTCTGACTTCTCCCTTCACACACACTGCTCATAGTTCTTCCCTCCTCATGTTTTAGCATGCATTCAACAATTCAGCTTCACACATCTCAGCTTCATATTACTGAAAATAAAGTGGACATGAGACTTCTTCTGCATTTTCTTCGTCCAACCTTAACCTTAatgaaaaagaagatgaagaatatATGACTACAGTTAACAGGGCACGCTCATTCAACTTTGTCATGTGTTATCAGTCATGTGTTATCAGGATCTTTTAGCACAAatagaaagattacaaatgttcagttttttttttttttttaagataatTCACTTTCAGTGGTTCTACGCCCTACTGGCACATTTTGTTTAACAATTTACAACGCGTTTTTTAAAACGAGCAAGTGAAGGAGGGTGCAGGGATCTTTAAAAAATCACTGCTCAACCTGAAAAGTGAGAATTATAAACACAATTAGTTTATCAACCTGAACGTAACAAAAGCATGAGACGTGTCGCACcagaaaaaaacacaacaatGGAGTTTTATTCATccataaaaaaattataaaaatgaaTGGTTCACCGTCATTTCAAACCACTGAATGTGAATAAGCTACATTTCAGAATAAACCCACTTATTTGTCCTTTACCCTTTACAAATAATAACTGCAAGGTCAGACAAAAATGACCACAAGATGCAAACACCTCTCGTTTGTACTTTTTTCCCATCATCAGCACTCGAAAGATCTTCAGTGTGATTTTAAGAAAAAAGTTTAAAACAAACGAGGCACAAGTTATTCTTATTCCCCAAATAATATATCAAATATCCAATCAATCACAAGATGTTTGTGCAAGTCACTAAATGAGAAGTAGACAAATAAATTTGCATCATCAGAACATTTAGAAGTTACCAAATTTCagcttctgatttaaaaaataaCCATTACAGAGATTTTCAACCCCGACTATTTCTGGGTGTAAACATACAATCCTTATTTTAGCTAATTAATTTATAGAAATAGATATTTGAAGATTATCTCAATAATCTCCTTAAATATTACAATTTCCCAATAGGTTCTGAAAAACAATTAGCATTTAAAACAGCCTCTAGTCTGATCGGATCGAGTCAGTGTAGTGCCACCTTCGTCTTTGACAGGTAAATGAAAGAGGAAACATCTTGAGGCCTTTTGAGTTTCTATTTTTACATTTCTGCGCTGATAAATGCAATAACACGTTGACCGTTTCACCAAATGCAAATCACCCAAACACGAAGTTGCAGCCAAACACACAGTTAACATGAATAAAGCACTACAAATGATTAAATTATAGCCTTTCATCGATAATTTTTATGGCTTAAAAAGCCCTAGCGTCTACTTCCTTCTAGCATGTTCCATTAGCATAATTAGCATTTCAGCTAAAAATGTGTTCAAGTTGCAACAGCTACCTCTAAAAATGCTTGAATGGTTTAAAAATTAATGTATTTCTTTGCGGGTTGTGGTAGACCTTTGCCAATATCGCAACAAAAGTAATCAGAAGTTGAGGCCTAGCTACACGTTAGCCTTAGCCAGCTAGCTTAATTCACAGAAGCTAAATAATATAATTTTCATCCTACATGCTTTCTCGTAGGGAAAAAACGACCGATTTAACACTGTTATGCTTCGTGGAGTAAATAAACATGATACATTTGACCAAAAACACGAGTTAGCAAACAGAAAGAGCATTAGCCGAAAAACACAACGCGGTGCTCGGAAGAGAATCACTTTTTAATCATGAACGaattgaaaataataaaaaaaagctaaataaaaaaaaagttcacACATACCTGCTCTTTGTCACTCATTTTATTGATAGTGATTATTCTAGATGGAGGGTTACTGTTGTGTTCCATTGAGCTAGAAAAGACTGACAAACAGCCTGGAAATCAAAATGACGTCACTCAAACGCGCTCAGCCCTTCAGCGGAAACCAGTTTTCTTTTTCAAAAGTAGCGCAGAGCTACAAAATAAAACTATGTCAATGGAAAAACATCTgtagaattatatatatatatttgcattAGAGGGCTGGATTCAATTAGAAGAAAATAATCAAACAAcaacactactactactactactaataataataataataataatgggaaatactcACAGTAAGTAATTTACCTAATACAATTAAATATGAGAATTCATCATTAAATCTAATGCTCCTCCTTTGATGTCCTCCAGTTTATGTAAAAATAAGTAAATTTAATGTGTATCAAAGCTACATGAGAAAGGCACAAATAACACACCATTAAGTCacaaaaaatgcatttttgtaagaAATGAATAATTGATAGAAGCCTAATCAAACCTGTCTAAATATACATTTTGTTCACATGCATGTGTGATGATTTGGCATGTCAACGGGAAAGTACAAGATTTTCTTAAGATCTTGTGCGAAAAATAATACAGCATAATAGAATTTAattgatttgttcatttattgcTGAAAAACACAGATGATTCATATGTAAAAGTGACCACAACTTTTTTCTGttgcattttatttattaggaATCAAAAAGCAAAAGCAAAAAGAGCAGACGATTGTACAAAATTATTATCTACAAAGCTTTGTCACAGGGGAGGCTGAATATTCATAGAATTCATATTTTAGTTGATATATCCAATAGTTTGATGGCAATCAATGGATTTGTACCCAAAGATGAGTGGACACAATCTAAAAGCCGACACAaactaaaaacacaaacacacacaaaaaaaaattctGCCTATTAAAAATGAATTAGCCTGAATGATAATAAACTATTTTCCACATTCGGCAGGACTTTAGAGCAGAGATTTCCACAGAGATTTAGTTACTCATTAGGACCTGGAgagaaaatcaaataaaaaaatctataagAGATCAGCGATTATGAGTATAATTAAATAATAAAGTTGTTTTGTGTCATTATACCTACCACAGTCATACAGGGTGTTAATTTTATGAAGATCCAGAGCACTTGGTCCGTCTCGCTGGCCAATTGGAATGTAAGGATCTGGTCTGGGAATGATTGTTGGTCCACCGTCTTCAGAGAAGGCGTATCTGAATCAGAGATGCATAAAATGATGCCACCGAAAAATCTCAGAAGACATATGATTATGTTGCCTGAAGCAGCTAGCCagacctggcaagccagactaaataaatgtattatttagtctggccacgctccattgacggctctcggttgtggggcgggttctaccgttgtctttcaaatgatctccgcattccactggacaatgaatgtgacatactcttgtttcactctgttgcatcatcccacccaccaggcatatagagtgccctgattggcccacaaagcgaataaagctctgtgatttgttcactaagcagatagagcactatgattggcccaccattatggaccaatcacagctctttatgtgtttgaaacccctctagagagctgtgattggctagccagagtcctggtaggagctgctgaggttccaatggagcatgcctagaccattctttgcaaagcaagaatttggtctagttcactaggctatgaagCAGCAGCTCACCGTCCATAATGCATGACAGAGCTGTAGTCGTATGGGCTGTTGAGATTGTTCGTTGCCTGTTTTCTGAAGTTATGGATATGTTCTGTTAAAACAATCAAACAAGCAAAAATATTAGTTTAATTTAGATCAAATGTACCTAAAATGAGTTCCTAAATTAGTGCAGTTGATGTATTGTTGGGAAGTTGTCCCGAATCCAAACCTGGCATGATGTTTTTCCATACAATTGTGACGTAGTGGTCTCTGTCTGAGCGGGACTGCTCGTGTACAAATCCGAGCGCGTGCATGAACTCATGAGCAGCGATCCCTGCCCACATGCACCCAGGACTCTGCAGTGACAAGACCTGACTTCCTCCAGTCTGTCCCAGAAACGACCAGCATCTTGGAACAGAGAGCATAGTGTACTATGCGAATCATcgtaaacacacaaaaaaatcaaTTAACAAGGAGCGTTTCTCACCCATATCGAGGCTGGACGTCAAGGAAGTTAGCCTCATGAGTGCGAGGAACAAATTTAACGCATGATCCGGCAGAAATGTCCTGCATCCCGGTTTCTATGGTGATTCTGTCCATGTCATCTACATAAGAAAAGGGAAAACTTTGATTGGAACACCTAATGATTCCAAACCATCTTCGAAACACCTTAGAAAGCTGATACCATATAAGGGCGAGAGGATGTAGGGCACATAAACAAATCCATCAATGGATTTAGGCCACAGACAGGTGTTGTCAGGGCAGTTTATGGCACTCCGTGCATAAGAGTAGGCAATATCTCCCTCCCTGAAGGACAGTCCTCTGGGCACTCGCAGtcctgatttaaaaacaaaaagttcaGAACACACCCCAAAAGCCTCGATCGGCATCAGTTTGTGAAAACTTACTGCTGTTGACTACAAGGATTTGATCCATTGCAGTCATGTCATCAAAGTCTGGAATTTCATCTGAAGGAAAAACAAAGAAACGCTTCCTTTTCATCTTTCTGAAGACTGAATTACAATAAAAGTGTAGAATATTATAACTGGTATATGAGAGAAAACTCACCAGAGTACTTCCTCTTTGGTCTTGGCTTGCCCTCCAGAACATCAGTGGAATTCTGTCACACAAAACGAAACGTAAACACATCCAGTTTGCAGAGAAATGCGTTTAAAACACAGGTTACTCACCTTAACGGGTAGCATATCCACCTGGGCTGGAAAGCCGAACAAGACGCCCAGAAGAAGGATCAGAGATTGCATGTTTGAGTCTGAATTTGTCGTCTTCCAGTGCAGAAGCAACGTAAAAGTCGCCACCTCCACTGAATCTATATACCCACTTCTCCTCTGCAGCTTTCTACTGATTGGACCCCTCTTCTGTGATGAAGCACGGCACAAGACCTCTCATCATCCAGTGGGTGTAATTTCCTCAAGTCCACTACTGATCCGCAACAGGTGGTCCACATGCTGACCTTCATTACTCAGCACTTTCAGAAAAGAGACACTTAGAGGTGTTTTGCAGCTGGATGTGCTGCAGCTCAGCAGCTGCTATCATTGGCGCGACTGTccacccagtcagaccagcaattTTGAGTATGAGCGAACTGGTAACCAGTGATTTTGTGACATACTATCAGATAACAACAACAATCACTTTGTCACGTGGGTAAATATATACAAACAGGACTTTATCCCTCTCCAAATACTATTTCTATTTTGATTAAGGGGCAATTATGAAGGAAGAGCACTCAGGGAAGAGTGACGGTTATGAAATCAGTTATGTTATCACAGAAATATCTGTATTCAAAGGTTTTAAACACGTCTGCTCATTAAACAATCTGGTGTGGTTTATCAGATATAAAATAGTGACTTTAATTCATATTATTGCATCATTAGTTATCCGTTTGTTCTATTATAGAGCTTTTTAAAACATAACACATAAGCAAGCAGGGTTTGATTCATGATTTTTTATTACAGGAAGTGAGTGGAAACATAAAGATGACAAGACTAAGCTTTAATCCAGTTTCACAGGAAGTTGTTCTCCTTACTCGTTCAGCACGATTTGTTTAAACAGATAAATTGAATTAAACAAAGTTAGCGCTGATAGAAAGCTTGAATGGATCGTTGCAGGATGTCGCAGAAGTTTGTATTCTCGATTTGCTCTCAGAGGATTCATTTTCGGGTTCAGTTTGGGTCGGTTGCTAATCGTCTTTTACAGCTGCAGAGAGAGAAACAAAGAAAAGTCAAACATTTTCCACCGCGTTTTAGGCGGACTTAAGTATACGATTAGTACGGACCACACTGATACAGTCTGTTGATTTTCAGCTTGTCAACGTGGCTGAGAGAGGACGCCTGGCCGAGCTTAATGTTCCTGTTGGTCTTCGGAACGATGGTTGGTTCTCCGTCCATCGAATATGCATACCTAAGCGTGAACACGTGTTGTAAAGCATGCAAGAACAAAGTCACGGTGtgcagagataaaaaaaaaacaacaatacgTACATCCCAAAGTGCATGATGGAGCTGTAGTCATAAGGAAGGTCCAGATTCTCGGTTTTGAACTTCTCAAAGTTTCTAAACCGATCTGTTAGAAAACCATCAAGAAAAGCACTTTATTTTAAATGAATTAAACATGGCTTTTAAAATAGTTTTCTATTAAAGTCGCTGCGGCAACGCAAATAGAAAACAATAGTTTTAACTTTTTCTTTTAAATGTCACTGtaggtgtgttttattttttattacctCTCCAAATGTTTGGCCACATGATGGTGATGTAGTTGTCTCGGTCAAAGCGGGACTGCTCGTGCACGAAGCCCAGGGCGTGCATAAATTCATGGGAGATCACGCCAACCTGCATGCAGTCAGGGTTCTGCAGAGACACGGTCTGTCTTCCACCACGAGAGCCAAGGTAGGACCAACACCTTGATTCACCATTGCGCAGAATATGAAATAAAAAGTTGGGAAGCACGTTTGCACACAAAACGTTTTGCTAAATTACCTTAAAAACAACAAGATGGTTGAATCACACCTTTCATCACTCACCCAGACTTTGATTGGATGTCAAGGTAGTCTCTCTGGTGAGTACGAGGAACAAAACGGATGCAGGTACCATCCTCGATGTTGTCCATCCCCTTCTTTATCAGCTTTTCCTCAATTTCAGCTGTTTTTAATTATTAATTAAAAAACGCACAGAAAACAGAATATAACTGATCAATCGCAACATTTATTTGAGCATATTAAATTACTTTACATACTGTATTCAGGGGAGAGCATGTATGCGACATAGACATGTCCATCCACTGACTTTGACCACAAGCAGCTTCGAGCAAAGCAGACTTTGGAGCGTCTTCCAGAGGAGACAGCAATGTCTCCTTCTCGGAGAGTGGTAGTGCCATCAATGATTCTGGTGGCTGAAATCAGCAGAAATTAAACCAACACAAGCTATTTGTCACTCATTCCTAACTGCAAACAAACAGGAAGAGTGTGGGCAAAACTCACCGTGGAACTCATTCGCTTGGATTATTTTATCCATCGCTGTTGCATCGCCTCGCTCTTCACGCTCTAAAAACAGCAGGGTTTGTCAGTGTGCACACGGAGCCAAAGTTGTACCCAAAAAAAAGAGCAAATGTTTTCACCTCTAAAGCCAACAGGGACCCATTTTGGACTCAGCAAATAATTCTGCAAGAAAAGCAAAAGCGAGTTTTGTTCATGCAAGAATCCTACCTGAGACCGACTCTCGCTGCGTGTTTACCTGAGCTTGCACAGCTGAGAAGCAAGTCGAAAGCACACACAGGAGGGCCATCTGCTCCATCTTCTCCAGTCAGGTTTGTCCCCTGTGTTGCCATTTGGACCTACACTAACACCCGGTTTTATAGGTGCTCCCAGTCGCTGTTCAGACATAATACCCATGATTATCTCAGCTAAATTACAGGGATGTTG
This sequence is a window from Nothobranchius furzeri strain GRZ-AD chromosome 14, NfurGRZ-RIMD1, whole genome shotgun sequence. Protein-coding genes within it:
- the hce2l1 gene encoding LOW QUALITY PROTEIN: hatching enzyme 1.2 (The sequence of the model RefSeq protein was modified relative to this genomic sequence to represent the inferred CDS: inserted 1 base in 1 codon), with amino-acid sequence MKVSMWTTCCGSVVDLRKLHPLDDERSCAVXSSQKRGPISRKLQRRSGYIDSVEVATFTLLLHWKTTNSDSNMQSLILLLGVLFGFPAQVDMLPVKNSTDVLEGKPRPKRKYSDEIPDFDDMTAMDQILVVNSRLRVPRGLSFREGDIAYSYARSAINCPDNTCLWPKSIDGFVYVPYILSPLYDDMDRITIETGMQDISAGSCVKFVPRTHEANFLDVQPRYGCWSFLGQTGGSQVLSLQSPGCMWAGIAAHEFMHALGFVHEQSRSDRDHYVTIVWKNIMPEHIHNFRKQATNNLNSPYDYSSVMHYGRYAFSEDGGPTIIPRPDPYIPIGQRDGPSALDLHKINTLYDCGPNE
- the hce2l2 gene encoding hatching enzyme 1.2 isoform X2; the encoded protein is MEQMALLCVLSTCFSAVQAQVNTQRESVSEREERGDATAMDKIIQANEFHATRIIDGTTTLREGDIAVSSGRRSKVCFARSCLWSKSVDGHVYVAYMLSPEYTEIEEKLIKKGMDNIEDGTCIRFVPRTHQRDYLDIQSKSGCWSYLGSRGGRQTVSLQNPDCMQVGVISHEFMHALGFVHEQSRFDRDNYITIMWPNIWRDRFRNFEKFKTENLDLPYDYSSIMHFGMYAYSMDGEPTIVPKTNRNIKLGQASSLSHVDKLKINRLYQCAVKDD
- the hce2l2 gene encoding hatching enzyme 1.2 isoform X1, whose protein sequence is MEQMALLCVLSTCFSAVQAQNYLLSPKWVPVGFREREERGDATAMDKIIQANEFHATRIIDGTTTLREGDIAVSSGRRSKVCFARSCLWSKSVDGHVYVAYMLSPEYTEIEEKLIKKGMDNIEDGTCIRFVPRTHQRDYLDIQSKSGCWSYLGSRGGRQTVSLQNPDCMQVGVISHEFMHALGFVHEQSRFDRDNYITIMWPNIWRDRFRNFEKFKTENLDLPYDYSSIMHFGMYAYSMDGEPTIVPKTNRNIKLGQASSLSHVDKLKINRLYQCAVKDD